DNA from Aggregatimonas sangjinii:
TTTTGGTATAGGTACGGGCTATCTTGTAAATGATACCTTCGTTTTCTTTGATCACCCGCACGAATTCGGTTTCTTCTGCTGTCAAAAGCTATTGTTTTAACTATTAGTAGGAAACAATTCAAAAAATCACAAAAAGTATCGAAATTTTGACCGTGAAGAGAAATTAGCGGATCAAGTGATGGCGTTCTAGCGCTGTTTAAATGGAAAGTCGGTCAGCGTCAAGGCCTCAATATCCTGTGCATTGAAATAACGTACTTCAATGAGTTCGTAGCCCGGGTTTACCCATATCTTTTTGTTCAGAATGAAATATGGCACGACTTGGTTATGGCTACCACTTAGGGTAATGACATCGGGAACTTGTAATCCGTTTGGGAAGGCAAGATTGCTGTCATATTCGTCACTATCGCCGTCGTAACGGTTTTCAATACCGTCCTTATCATCATCTTTGGGCAGCGAGGTCATATCGGAAAGAGGGGCATACCCGCCGGTAAAAGCGGTAAAGCTTGGTAGGTCATCACCGGTAAAACCATCGCCATTGATTATCGACCCTGTATTGTTGATCGCGTTTTCAATGGCGAGTTCATCAAAATTATCCCGATAAAGACTGGCGCCAACATGCGAAAGCAATTCGCTTTCCAAAGCTGTCGCTTCCAATACTCGAGCAGTATCAATCGAGAAATCGAATGGATTATCGACTTGATGCACTTCGGGATGCTGGGCGCCTCTATTGTCGTCCCAGGCACCCACGACCTGCCACTCTGGATTTTCTAACGAAGGTCGCTTAGGGCTAAGATTTCCTTTTACATATAGGCGATGTTGCGAATAGTTCAGATTTGTATACCGGTAGCCGTCATAGTTGCCACTGGGCATCGAGGGCCACATAAAACCGTAGCGGCGCTCTTTTGATTGTGGCCCGTTTTTCCAATAATTGTTGACCACGTTTACGTTAAAAACACCTTTAGCGGGTAGCAACTGAATTCCGAAAATACCGCGATTGTAAAAAAAGTTACTGGTGATGTCTACCTTAGTAATACCTGTGGCCTTGGCTTCTATCAATGGATTACGGTCGTTGTTATTGGCAAACAAGTTCCCGAACCAACTACATTCCGCAGTATCGGAGGTAAGCGACCCTTTTGAATGCCCGGTCGCATAATTGCTGTCACCGGGTTTGTTGTATTGATGCGTGGCCCATTTGAGACCAAATGCCGAAATGGAATATTGCACCGTGTAACCGCCAACCGACGGAAAACTTACATTTTGGTCGGTGCTAAATGCGAAAGAGCAATGATCCATTATAAATCGCTTTTCCGTTCCCCATGGGGTAAAATTATCTCCGCAACATTCGCCCAAAATACCAATGCCCCTACGGTATCGGATATAGCGGGTAACATGATTTCCAAACCCTTCACCGTTTTTATTTCCGAACAACGGGCCCATATATCGGTTAGACTGGTCCATTTTAAAACTGATGCCCTGACCTTTGTTTCGGAATGCACTTTGTCCCAAGACCGTCTTGTCATCTTTGGGTGAAATTCTTTGATTCTTCACATTTATGTATCCGGCCGTCTCGAAAATGATGTATCCCGGAGTTTCCGACTCCCAGGCCTTTCGTGCACTGCCGTCGCCGGTGTCTTTCCTATTGGAGACCAGAAGGACTTCCCCGCCACGACCCCCTGTGACGTACTTCCCGAAACCTTCCGCAGACGGGAAGGCTTTTAATTCGTCATATAACCAAGGATGGGCTACCCCCACACCGTTATGCAGACCTATCCAATCGACCAAGGGCATTCTTGAAGAAAAGGGGAGTTTTTGTTTTTGTGAATTCCCCGAATCCTTAATCGGACGCAGCCCCAGAATACAAAACACCGATACTATGAGAAAAAGGAATTTCTTCATACCACGATTACGTTAGTTTATCGGCATGCATTTTCCGTAGTTTAGCCAGTTTGGGATTGATAACGGCCGTACAATAGCCTTGGGAACTATTGTTTCGATAGTAATTTTGGTGGGACTGTTCCGCTGCATAAAACGTACCTATTTCGGTAAGCTCGGTCACGATGGGATTAGTAAAATACGCCGCCATTTCCGTAAGTATCGCTTTTGCGATTTCTTGCTGTTGCTCATTGTGGTAATAGATGACCGATCGGTATTGCGTACCGGCGTCGGCACCTTGCCGATTAAGCGTAGTAGGGTCGTGGGTAGTCATAAAGATGATAAGAATATCCTGATAGGAGATTTCGCGCTCATCGTAGGTGATTTGAACCACTTCGGCATGGCCCGTGCGCCCCGAGCATACTTCGCGATAGGTGGGTCTGCCGGGAGCAGTACCGCCGGTATAGCCCGATACTACTTTCTTGACTCCCTTGACCTCCTGAAAAACG
Protein-coding regions in this window:
- the msrA gene encoding peptide-methionine (S)-S-oxide reductase MsrA gives rise to the protein MEIATVGGGCFWCTEAVFQEVKGVKKVVSGYTGGTAPGRPTYREVCSGRTGHAEVVQITYDEREISYQDILIIFMTTHDPTTLNRQGADAGTQYRSVIYYHNEQQQEIAKAILTEMAAYFTNPIVTELTEIGTFYAAEQSHQNYYRNNSSQGYCTAVINPKLAKLRKMHADKLT